In Geminocystis sp. NIES-3709, a single genomic region encodes these proteins:
- a CDS encoding PIN domain-containing protein — protein MPQHISIIIVFELRAILAGATRDWSQFSGLGICYIPQLVLEELEFLTKRAVSETDEKTAREFLRFFPDSGWQVTQGMTHHDSLTGMEGEDMSKNARLQLAIAESIYYLSLENPHKLVILVANQQSLREEVDNLGQDNLISLTLPQFIQWLRTQQKPINVSQKIASLSNGNVSYTSPANSSLVKNINNNGKGVSKNPENYSSKTKVKTKNKNNTLSFTISGLLATGGLIITMMVVWYFIQPKSFQKFWEKTGLPTLNN, from the coding sequence ATGCCCCAACATATATCTATCATAATCGTTTTTGAACTTAGAGCAATTTTAGCGGGAGCGACTCGTGATTGGAGTCAATTTTCTGGGTTAGGTATCTGTTACATCCCCCAATTAGTGTTAGAAGAATTGGAATTTTTGACAAAAAGGGCAGTTTCTGAAACTGATGAGAAAACTGCAAGGGAATTTCTCCGTTTTTTTCCTGATAGTGGTTGGCAAGTTACTCAGGGAATGACTCATCATGATTCTTTGACGGGGATGGAAGGGGAGGATATGAGTAAAAATGCTCGTTTACAATTAGCGATCGCAGAGTCTATATATTATCTTAGCTTAGAAAATCCTCATAAGTTAGTAATATTAGTCGCAAATCAACAAAGTTTACGAGAAGAAGTGGACAATTTAGGACAAGATAACCTAATTAGCCTTACTTTACCTCAATTTATTCAATGGTTACGAACCCAACAAAAACCGATTAATGTGAGTCAAAAAATTGCCAGTTTAAGTAATGGTAATGTTTCTTATACTTCTCCTGCTAATTCTTCGCTAGTGAAAAATATTAATAATAACGGTAAAGGAGTTTCTAAGAATCCTGAGAATTATTCATCAAAAACAAAAGTTAAAACCAAAAATAAAAATAATACTCTCTCTTTTACTATCTCAGGATTATTAGCCACAGGGGGATTAATTATTACAATGATGGTTGTTTGGTATTTTATTCAACCCAAATCTTTTCAAAAATTTTGGGAAAAAACAGGTTTACCCACCTTAAATAACTAA
- a CDS encoding Tab2/Atab2 family RNA-binding protein, producing the protein MGKIWELDFYSRPILDDNNKKLWEILICESPISIDTDVNSLFRYSQFCSNNEVNSITLQKAIDTAIEKSGETPSKIRFFRRQMNNMIIKGCELAGVPVFSSRHTYALNKWLEERNQDFYPQQSGYDEKSAQSTSVQYPQNNPINLPDAVKGDKKDKWALVSLSAEDFAEMKEWDIGFAEAFPLSMINIQPHTLIPGLIIFSQRALPLAGWMSGLELGYLRLDKGNFPKICLETGVSDSWILANLTDKATLAEGEGFEKAKKQASGVHFLGVQSSPESESFAGFWLLLDNQ; encoded by the coding sequence ATGGGCAAAATTTGGGAATTAGATTTTTATTCACGACCAATTTTAGATGATAATAACAAAAAACTATGGGAAATTCTTATTTGTGAAAGTCCTATTTCGATCGATACTGATGTAAACTCTTTATTTCGTTATTCTCAATTCTGCTCCAATAATGAGGTTAATTCTATCACTCTTCAAAAGGCGATCGATACAGCCATAGAAAAATCTGGTGAAACTCCCAGTAAAATCCGCTTTTTTCGCCGTCAGATGAATAACATGATTATCAAAGGTTGTGAATTAGCTGGAGTACCTGTTTTTTCCTCCCGTCATACTTACGCTTTAAATAAATGGTTAGAAGAAAGAAATCAAGACTTTTATCCTCAACAATCAGGTTACGACGAAAAATCTGCCCAATCAACTTCTGTACAATATCCTCAAAATAATCCTATCAATCTTCCCGATGCGGTAAAAGGTGATAAAAAAGATAAATGGGCATTAGTTAGTCTTTCAGCAGAAGATTTTGCCGAAATGAAAGAATGGGATATTGGTTTCGCGGAGGCTTTTCCTTTATCGATGATAAATATTCAACCCCACACTCTCATACCCGGATTAATAATCTTTTCTCAACGGGCGTTACCATTAGCAGGATGGATGTCAGGGTTAGAATTAGGTTATTTAAGACTAGATAAAGGCAATTTTCCTAAAATATGCTTAGAAACAGGAGTGAGTGATAGTTGGATTCTTGCTAATCTCACTGATAAAGCCACTCTAGCAGAAGGAGAAGGTTTTGAAAAAGCCAAAAAACAAGCTAGTGGTGTTCACTTTTTAGGGGTACAATCTTCTCCTGAATCTGAATCTTTTGCAGGTTTTTGGTTACTTTTAGATAATCAGTAA